The Mobula birostris isolate sMobBir1 chromosome 1, sMobBir1.hap1, whole genome shotgun sequence sequence CTAGAATGCATGTATATTTCATGTACCCTTTGGCTCACTGGGAAGTTTATTACAGGATTGTATAACATGTAAAGAAAGTGAAGTAAAAACATGTTTGTCCACGAATAGGAGCAAGATCCAATAATTTGGAAAGTCTGTTAGTCTGGAGTCAGGTTATCAGCTTTTTTTCTGTATTGTAAGTTGTGAAGGCAGTAATGATAAATGGCAGCAGGTTATAAACAAACTGATGCAATAAGTAGGTGCACGGCAGGTGAACTTTAATTCAGAGAGCTATCAGATGGTTAACTTTGGCAGGAAGAGTAACAAAATTATATCGGGAATATACAGTTCTGAAAAGGTACAGGGGTTGAAGAATGTAGAAGCTAGAACTTTTTGGAGACAAGAAagctgaggggaaatttgatagaagcATAATGAGGGCAATTGTGAGGTCCTGTAACTCAGGAAGAGGAGTCTAAACGCAGGCTATATTTTACGTGGATTAAGCTTTCAAAGGTACCAAAATACAAAGGTATATAATTATTCTTGTGTATGAATCACAAAATATTAGCAAGATGGTTTGGAAAGCAAGCAATATGTTGGCTTTTATGCAAGATGACTGGAATGTAGAAATAGAGAATTATTCTTACAGGATATGGTGAGACCAAACTGGGAGTATAATGCtccttttattcaagaaaggatttGAGAAGGTTTAATTCACCAGGTGACATCTTGGGTTCAGAGTCTTGTTCTGTCTCAAGCAACTATAGCTCTATATTCTTTGTTGTTTCAAAGAATGAGGaataatcttattgaaacatataagatccgaATGGGGCATTCCCAGCTTGAGATGTTTCTGTTAGTGGGAAATGGCTACTAGATGGTGGtcttttaaaattgaaatgtagaagaACCTCTCACAGgggatggtgaatctctggaattctttatTCTGGAGAGTTCTGGAATTGAGACCACTCAATGTATTTAAAAAGAAGGTGGGTAAACATTTGAAAGATTCGGGAATTCAGCACAATGGAGAACTGGCATGGAGGAGGAGTTACAGCCCATTGAATAGCAAGGAGGTGACTTGAGACAGAGTGAGCTACTCCAGCTCCTATTTTTTTATGTTCTTCTACTAAATGATCAGAGTCAAAAATAAAGATAAAGAGAATTAACAGCGACATAAGAAAATCTTATGTAGTGTGTGATTGTAGTCTGGAATGCGCAACCTGCAGATATGACAAAGGTAGGTTCCATCATGGTTTGTGAGAGGTACATGAAGGAAAAAAATTGCAAGGATGCAGACATATGGTTGGTGGAGCTGGAAGGTTGCTACAGTTGTGATGCTCTGAATGGCTTCCTCATATTTCTCAAATAagttgttttccttggagcagagaaGATTATGAGCAGATCTAATGCAAGTATTTAAGCCTATAAACGGTATAGGTAGAAAGAGAAACTATCATCTATGGCAGATGAGTCAAGAGCCAGAAAGCGTAGCATGGAGGCGATTGACAAAAAGAACCAAAAATGACTTGATGAAAATCTTTGATATACAGTGAATGATTAGAGTCTGCAGAGCACTATTATGGATAGTAATGAAGGCCAATTAAACTATAGCATTCAaaggagatttggatatgtaTCTGCAAAAAAATTCATATGTTTATATTTAAAACATGTTTTTGATGACTTACAATTAATTTAATATGTAATTCAAGACATATTTGTGGAAGCAATTTGATGTACTCGTTTTCACGAAAAGATAGACTGATTTTATAGAATGTTTCAAGTTATTATTAAAAGGACCTATTGGCCTTGCGATCAAATGTTGATTTTTGTTCTGTAGGTTTGATGGGCCTCATGGAAGAGGAAAGCGCAAGTTTGATGAACCAGGAATGAGAGACCTTTCTCGATCACGCTTTGATTCAAGAGGTCCCCCATTTCAAGGTCATTGCTTTGAAGGGCAGACTGTGGGCCAGCATGGCGAGGGTGCTGGACAGCACATTGAGAAAGAGGCTGCAGCTCATCATATTGAAAGTGAAGTTAGAGGTTCAAGTGTTGAAGATTCAACTCGGCAGCCACAAGATGAGGAAAAAGCTCCAGGACATCAACCTGAAGATAAAGCATTGAGTCAGGTtgcagaaaatgaatttcaaacaCAGGATCCAAGTAATCGTCTTGAAAAACAAGGTTTGCTTAAGCATCCTGAGGAGCAGGGTTCTGGAAATCAACTTGAGAAGATAGATAACACCAAGGAGCAGGTTCCTGACAAAATGCTAGATAATTTCCTTCAGAAAAAGGGAAGTTCCCTCGAGGCACAGGGCCCTATTAATTGCCAAGAAAAGCACGGTCCTGGTAATGAACTTAAGAAGCAAGGTAATAGCTTTGAGGGTCAGAGTCCCAATCGTTGCTTTGAAATGCAGGGTGCCAGTAACGGCATTGAAAACCAAAGTACTGGTATTCTCTTTGAGACCGAGGGTCCTAGCAAGAGCGTTGAGGCCCAGGATGCCAGCAAACAACTTGAAGGGCAAATTGCAAGTAATAGTATCAAGAGTGAGAGTTCCGGCAGTCATCTAGAGGGTTCAGGTCCTGGCAGTTGTCCTGAGAGTTCAGTTCCAAGCAGTAGCTCTGAGGGTCAAGGTCCTGGCCAGCGTTTTAAGGGGCATGGTCCCAGGGGTCGCTTTAGAGGCCATGGATCTGGCAATCGTGTTGATGGCCATGGTCCTTACGGTCGCTATGAGGGCCAGGGTCAGGGCAGCAGTTTCGACGGTCAGGGTCCCGGTGGCCATTTTAAGGGCCCAGGTGTGAGCAACCGCTTTGATAGCCAAGGTCCGGGTGGCCACTTTGAAGGCACGGGTCAAGGTGGATGCTTTGAGGGTCCAAACAGCCGCTTTGATGGCCAAGGACCAAGAAACTATTTTGACAGCCAGGGACCGAGGGGCCATTTTGAAGGTCCAGGTGGCCGATTTGAGGGACCGGGCAGCCATTTTGAAGGCCAGGGTCAAAGAGGCAATTTTGAGAGCCAGGATCCAGGAAGTCACTTTGAGGGTCCGGGAGGCCGTTTCGATGGTCCGGGAGGCCGGTTCGACGGCCCGGGTCCTGGAGGCCGCTTCGATGGTTCGGGCCCGGGAGGCCGCTTTGATGGTCCGGGTCCTGGGGGCTGCTTCGACGGTCCGGGTCTGGGAGGCCGCTTCGACGGTCCTGGTTCAGGGGGCCGCTTCGACGGTCCAGGTTCAGGGGGCCGCTTCGACGGTCCGGGTCCAGGGGGCCGCTTCGACGGTCCGGGTCCAGGGGGCCGCTTCGACGGTCCGGGTCCAGGGGGCCGCTTCGACGGTCCGGGTCCAGGGGGCCGCTTCGACGGTCCGGGTCCAGGGGGCCGCTTCGACGGTCCGGGTCCAAGGAACCGCTTTGAGGGGGCAGGTCCATGGGGCCGCTTCGAGGGCCCGGGTCCAGGAGGCCATTTTGAAGGCCCAGGTCCAGCAGGCCGCTTTGAGGGCCCAGGTTCCAGAGACCACTACGAAAGCCACGGTCCAGGAGGTCATTGTGAAAGTCATAGTGCGGGAGGCCCCTTTGAGGGTCTGGGTGATGGCAGTTGCTTTGAAGGCCAAGGTCAGGAAGGCCACTTTGAGGGCCAGCTTCAGGGAGGTCGTTTTGACCGCCAGGGACGAGGTGGCCACTTTGAGGGTCAGGGGCGTGGCGGCCGTTTTGACCGCCAGGGGCGAGGTGGCCACTTTGAGGGCCAGGGGCGAGGCGGCCACTTTGAGGGCCAGGGGCGAGGCGGCCACTTTGAGGGCCAGGGGCGTGGTGGGCACTTTGAGGGCCAGGGTCGAGGCGGGCACTTTGAGGGCCAGGGTCGAGGCGGGCACTTTGAGGGCCAGGGTCGAGGTGGCCGCTTTGACGGCCAGGGTCGAGGCGGCCGCTTTGACGGCCAGGGTCGAGGTGGGCACTTTGAGGGCCAGAGTCGAGGCGGGCACTTCGATGGCCAGGGGCGAGGCGGGCGCTTCGAGGGCCAGGGGCGAGGCGGGCGCTTCGAGGGCCAGGGGCGAGGCGGGCGCTTCGAGGGCCAGGGGCGAGGTGGGCACTTCGAGGGTCAGGGGCGAGGTGGGCACTTCGAGGGTCAGGGACGTGGTGGTCGTTTCAAGAATCAGGGGCGAGgtggtcattttgagggacaggGACCAGTCAGCAGATTTGAGGAGCAGGCAACTGTCAATCAATTTGAGGACCAGGGCCCTGGTGGTCGCTTTGGGGGCCAAGGTCGAGGTAAATATTTTGAGGACCAGAGTCCTGATAACTGCTTTGAGAGTCAAGGACGAGGCCCAGGTAATCGCTTTGAGTATGAAGGTGCAGGAATTAATCGATTTGATGGTCCTGAGGATAGTCGCTTTGATGGCCCAAGGGGTGGATGCTTTGATGGTTCAGGTGGCAGTTTTTTTGAGGGCCCTGGTGTTGGGAATTTTGAGAACCTAGGTGGCAGTCGCTTTGAGAAACAAGGCCCAGGGCATCGTTTTGAAGGCCAGGGTTCCGGGCCACATATTGAGGGACCAGGCGTAGTACACCGATTTGATAGACAGGTTCCAGGACAGAGACTTGAGGGTTCTAGACAACGAGTTGAGGGTTCAGCTGGGAGATTTCAAGGCCCTGGTCCTCGGTTTGATGGACCAAAGGGACCGAGATTCAGTGGTCCTCGTGGACCTTCTCCTAGTGGATCCTCTGTGCCTAGCTCGAGATGTAAAGGTCCTCAAGTTGCAACTGGGCAAATTGGACAAGATTTAAAGTCATCTTCAGAGCAAGTTCAGGAACAAGTAAAAGCTGTTGGAGACAAGAACTTAGAGACTACAGAAGATAAGGATGTGAAACAAAACATAGATACTGTACCACAGGCTTTAGTGAAGCCAGTAGATGAAAAAATTCCAGCCCATGCAACTTTATCTGCCACAGACCCTAAAGATTCAGATACTTCAGTTAGCAAAGATTTGTTGAAAAAAAGTGCTGACGTATCTAAATCACatgaaattcaaaaaaaaatggACGATTCTGAAGCAGCAACTCCTTCAGTAACTGTTCCTCAGGTCCAAAGCGATCCAGCTAAAATGCTGTCTTCAAATGCTTCAGGTACTGCAAAGGCAACATCTGAAAAGCACGAGCCAAAAACATTAGAATCAGGTAAAAGGTTTGAATCTGCACCAATGCGTCGGAATAATGACCAAGAAAAAGGCCCAGAGCACAAGCCACAGATTGGCAAGGATTTTATCCCTATGCGTAAGGGCGATGGTCCCAGTAACATTGATGGTCCGGAGATGAGACCATATCAGAGGACAGAAATGCAAGCCTCTTGGCATCATGAAGAAAGGAGACAGATGGATGATCGTTTCTCTGGCCCTAGAGGAGCTCCAGATTATGATAGAGAGAGAACTTTATCCTGGGAAAGGAATAATTGGACAGATACAGGTCCAGACTTCTGGGATGAGCGCGATACATTTAGGAGAGATGAACGGTCACTTCTTCGTCGGCCCCCTCTGACTCAGGAAGTTTTAAATAGAAGGGAAAACCGTGGTCCTCCAAATGAATCTTTTGACAGAGGTTTTGACCAAGAGTTTGACAGGAGTGGAAGGTCTCATGAACATGGTTTTAACAGAGACAATGAACGGAACAGAGACTACTTCCACAGACCAGAGGATTGGGATCATCACGGTCATGGACGAGAATTCTCTCCTCTACATCTGCGAGCAGACAGGTGGAGGGAAGAACAGTGGAGGAAGGAGCCTGAAAGAGGTTATCGTCAGGACCAGGAAAGGGAGTTGTGGGGTCGGGACTATCCAGAAAGACAAGACTGGAGGAGAGATGAACGAAATTATACTCCAGACAGGTTTGGCTGGCAGAGAGAACGGATTGATGACAGGAGATATCCAGAAAACGACAACAGGAGGTTACCCTTTGACAATTTGCCACCCCAGACAGGTCCTGGTCATGTGTCCACTTTACCTGAAAAACCACCACTGTCTTTCTCTGATAAATCTATGGTGGATCAATCACCAGATGGCCAAAATATTGTAGCATTGTCTGAACGAGAGCATGAAATCATCTTGAAGGCTGCACAGGAATTGAAGTTATTACGGTAAGTGACTTTATACAGTAGATGTGTGATAAAAATATAGTTGTATAATGTGCAAAATATAACCATAACAGAAGTTATTGAGAAAACCCAGAATTTTGCTTTCAGTTACCAAATAGTTCAGCAGATTTATTTTCTCCCAGATCCTCTGAGGTTTACTACTTAGTGATATATGAGAACATCAAAAGTTTTGTTTCTCTCACAATATTGTCACCCTTTTCAAGAAAAGGTGCAGGTAATCTTCCCCTCAAGCTTCAAGCAACAATTTGGGCAATTAgacattgatcccaaaggaagttaCAGTGTCAGAGCatcattacaagtgcacagatatgccTCAAACATTCTAACACTTCCccggctgtaggttgactcattatagagcctaatggccaggGATAAGATTGACCTTATAttgcactctttggagcagtgcagttgtcttagtctgttattcaaactgctcctctgttcagccaaggtagcatgcagagggtgagagggtggtcCAGAATCGCCAGtgttttctgtagggtcctttgttctaccatagcctccagtttgtccagtctgactcctataacagatcTAGCCTTTTTAATCaggttattgagcctgttggcatcaccggtgttgatgccattgtcccagcacaccGCCGCATGGAAGATTATACTGGTGACAACAGGCTGGTAGAATATATGAAGGAGGGGCCTGCATACTCTAAAGGACCTTagactcctcaggaagtggaggaaactatggcccttcttgtacatagCCTCTgtattggtgctccactcaactCTGTCATCCAAGTGCACCCCTGGCACTTGTAGGCCCTCACCATTAATAGTAAcaaggagcagtgcaggcttagtttcctgaagtccatcaccatcttccttgtcttactgatgtggagctgcagatgattcagcttgcactatttgacaaagtcctccactagGGCCCTGTATTGATTCTCCCATCCTCCCTTAaaacacccaactattgctgagtcatcagagaatttctgcagatgacatgactcggtGCTGTTTCaaaagtccgaggtatacagcCAGTACTGGGGCCACAGGCCTGCTTATATCCACacctgacacacagctctgaggctgcacaaattgtggtctgccagtcaggtagtccattacccAGGAtataatggaagtgccaacctgcattgaaggGAGCGtttcccccagcaatgaaggctgtatggtattgtaggcacttgagaaatcaaaaaaatatgatcgtcacagtgctgccctgcttatccaaatgggagaagGCTCTGTTCAGCATGTAGATGACAGCATCTTCGACTCCACTGTGCTCCTAgtaagcaaactgcaggggatcgagggctaATCTGACCAGGGTTCAAGAGGTGAGACAGGACCAGCCTCTTGGGACTTCATAATGTGTGAAGTCAGGGCTGCTGGGAGGTAGCCTTTCAAGACTTTCTAATGacccttcttggctactgggaccacacatgatgttttccacacagtcaggACCCTTAGTCTACCTTTCTTCGTTCATTGTTTTtggtttattttctgttttttttaacacTCCCAATTCCTCAGTTTAAAGTCCCATTTATCCTTTCCACCAAGAACTCCCCTTTCTCTCTTACTTCAGGTAAACAGGTTCCAGCGGTGTTGCTTCTTTGTGTATCTCTGCCCTTGTTGCATGAAATAGAATCTTTCACACCACTCCTTTAGCCTCCCTATTGAAGTTTTCTTATGGTCCAGTACCATTTCAGGTTCTAGCTCTTGTGGAGATGTTTAATAATTAATATAATGGAATTTGCTGCTATCCAAAGCAGGGTTAGTGACCTGTGCTTTTCTGttgttctctctttttctccaatATTTAAGACTTCgtgatacaagagactgcagatactagaatgcttctgattttttttttcaaaacatCAGCAATACTTTTTGCAGTCCAGACGCATAACTCTTATAAATTAATCCACAttgtttatgttttatatttttgttctttaaaagggTAGAACATTGACTTTCATCAGGCACTAAAACTCTGAATCAGGGGTTTCAaccaggggtccacagaccccttgcttaatggtattggtccatgtcgTAAATAAGGTTGTGATCTCCTGCTCTGATTAAATGTTAAAATCTCAAGCTTGAGTGAACCACTACAAGTCTTGCAGTCATTACTCTCTGCACCAAATTCCTCTGACtaaattttcaattttacacactGTGGCTTTTCACTCTCTTTAAAAACCCACCGTGTGGCCAATAAATGGCAAAAGTTTACAATAAGAACATATATACACTACGAGGTAATATACATGAAAATGTAATTTGTTTTAATGCTTCTGATGAAGGAATACTCTGTATATGATGCCTCCAGATAAGTTAGCAGTGGTTCCATTTGGGGAAAATAAATTAGAATTGAACTTGGGATTGGAATTGCTTTAgtattgccacatgtactgaaatacagtgaaaagtttctcttgcatactgttcatccAGAAGAAATCATTATACTGTGCATTGCGGAAGAGCAAGGTAAGAcattaacagaatgcagaataaatcgTAAATGCTGCAGAGAAATTGCAGtataggtaaacaataaggtgcaagatcataacgaggcagATTGtaaagtcaagagtccatcttaataTACCAGGGAACCATTTTATAGTCCTTATAACagcaggcagcagtacagtgcaatacataataatttaaaaccataaattacaataagaaataaattttgaaaataaataagtagtgtaaaaataatgaggtagtgtacctgggttaattgtccattcagcaatctgatggcagacatgaagaagctgttgctaagatgttgagtgtgtcttcaggctcctgtatccccTGCTTCATGGAGGTAatatgaagaaggcatgtcctgggtgatggggatccttaatgatggatgctgtctttttgaggcttTTTGACGAATGAAGAGAACACTAGCTTACCGTGCAAcatcatttgttctttgtttctatcttgattatacctcttccctctgtctcctgtaaaaatgccattccatcccctttctcagttccttcatctccagcgcATTTATTTTGAGAATGAGACATTCCTTTCCAGACATCAGCGATGTCCTCCAGCGGTTATCCTGCCTCCACCTTCATCTCCTCCATTGCCCGGACATCCACCCTCACTTCATCTTCTGCCCCCTAATAGGGATAGAGTaactcttgtcttcacctaccaccccatgagtctcCTCATCCAGCACATCAATATCCACAACTTTTGCCATTTTTAACAGAATGATACCATCAAATGCAACTTTGCCTACCCctactctccgctttccacagggattgttctCTCTGTGATTCCATTGTCAATTTGTCCTtacccactaatctctctcc is a genomic window containing:
- the ylpm1 gene encoding uncharacterized protein ylpm1 isoform X1, producing MYPSWGRYGGGGAHLPYYGGAAQPPLLPAPRVPAPGLVVGPTTVPPPVSSTGLTSNFQTLREQHLQQMQQLQQMHQQQLQSVLQYPAHQHQPPPSIPPPPLPPHLQQPPPNIWDTSNAPSQLTQSSQSTQQHPDYSVVALQSTSSTVTASGDKKVNDYSKAINGSYQQQQQQYWYHGGKQYGGQQEQSQSAEMNQISDSAQQKPGEAKGCYTTQPPLPPAPPYEASKTQPPPPPPKEEMPPPPPPEEAKPTIQPPENPEEAERLKMLQAAAAQWQQQRIEYQQQSMMQQHNQLQQLLQQYQQIMQQIQHVQSLPLEMQLRHLEMQQQQFIPLYQEWQRQFQIWKAQLQAYPNKDQLQQYEIQWNQWQEQMVSTNHHFQERMDALRNVQQQYMNNQSQNYLGNASRGLPSQTLPMPPVPPMGMPPTPPLTGSSTQGATSSPVVSVSSEEKSPPISQSSSSVSQAPPLVSQAPPLVSPAPPSMSQAPPPVTQVPPPATRMPLPMVGVPPLMSGAPPPMTMPPPLMTLPPPPMTLPPPPVSLAPPPMTLAPPPISQAPPPVSQVPPSITQTFPPVSQPPPPMTWAPPSMTQTSSAVSQGPTPLSQSSPGVTEPKKPLIPTPHDEVKVSPSVSTSQYNRFGQYGTKPSDQSQSGLRFEDLGAPRFDGPHGRGKRKFDEPGMRDLSRSRFDSRGPPFQGHCFEGQTVGQHGEGAGQHIEKEAAAHHIESEVRGSSVEDSTRQPQDEEKAPGHQPEDKALSQVAENEFQTQDPSNRLEKQGLLKHPEEQGSGNQLEKIDNTKEQVPDKMLDNFLQKKGSSLEAQGPINCQEKHGPGNELKKQGNSFEGQSPNRCFEMQGASNGIENQSTGILFETEGPSKSVEAQDASKQLEGQIASNSIKSESSGSHLEGSGPGSCPESSVPSSSSEGQGPGQRFKGHGPRGRFRGHGSGNRVDGHGPYGRYEGQGQGSSFDGQGPGGHFKGPGVSNRFDSQGPGGHFEGTGQGGCFEGPNSRFDGQGPRNYFDSQGPRGHFEGPGGRFEGPGSHFEGQGQRGNFESQDPGSHFEGPGGRFDGPGGRFDGPGPGGRFDGSGPGGRFDGPGPGGCFDGPGLGGRFDGPGSGGRFDGPGSGGRFDGPGPGGRFDGPGPGGRFDGPGPGGRFDGPGPGGRFDGPGPGGRFDGPGPRNRFEGAGPWGRFEGPGPGGHFEGPGPAGRFEGPGSRDHYESHGPGGHCESHSAGGPFEGLGDGSCFEGQGQEGHFEGQLQGGRFDRQGRGGHFEGQGRGGRFDRQGRGGHFEGQGRGGHFEGQGRGGHFEGQGRGGHFEGQGRGGHFEGQGRGGHFEGQGRGGRFDGQGRGGRFDGQGRGGHFEGQSRGGHFDGQGRGGRFEGQGRGGRFEGQGRGGRFEGQGRGGHFEGQGRGGHFEGQGRGGRFKNQGRGGHFEGQGPVSRFEEQATVNQFEDQGPGGRFGGQGRGKYFEDQSPDNCFESQGRGPGNRFEYEGAGINRFDGPEDSRFDGPRGGCFDGSGGSFFEGPGVGNFENLGGSRFEKQGPGHRFEGQGSGPHIEGPGVVHRFDRQVPGQRLEGSRQRVEGSAGRFQGPGPRFDGPKGPRFSGPRGPSPSGSSVPSSRCKGPQVATGQIGQDLKSSSEQVQEQVKAVGDKNLETTEDKDVKQNIDTVPQALVKPVDEKIPAHATLSATDPKDSDTSVSKDLLKKSADVSKSHEIQKKMDDSEAATPSVTVPQVQSDPAKMLSSNASGTAKATSEKHEPKTLESGKRFESAPMRRNNDQEKGPEHKPQIGKDFIPMRKGDGPSNIDGPEMRPYQRTEMQASWHHEERRQMDDRFSGPRGAPDYDRERTLSWERNNWTDTGPDFWDERDTFRRDERSLLRRPPLTQEVLNRRENRGPPNESFDRGFDQEFDRSGRSHEHGFNRDNERNRDYFHRPEDWDHHGHGREFSPLHLRADRWREEQWRKEPERGYRQDQERELWGRDYPERQDWRRDERNYTPDRFGWQRERIDDRRYPENDNRRLPFDNLPPQTGPGHVSTLPEKPPLSFSDKSMVDQSPDGQNIVALSEREHEIILKAAQELKLLRELQEIGKTDSTGMPPVIQDYQNSKTGKDFYKDMTKTENSLLGPGPSAAPIQSERWDTDTFHGLWDSVSQPKNPDSNYGYSEPSSISTAPLSKAPPIQKTVDYGHGRDSGPPGRIEQIPYGERVSLGPEPVRERMYDKDVLGPRDRFGDRDSFLERRGDPYLDRRDFDREHDPYRDRSMGDFEREGFDRERFGREERMPHGPPGRSSGYHNYQDNKDPFNRGGFERPQFDRLTDRPPFDHTPTGFGGERRGYSDERIPASAPHPAHPPPRVEKKPESKNVDDILKMPGRQSRPDRIVVIMRGLPGSGKTHVAKLIRDKEVDNGGAAPRVLSLDDYFMTEVEKVVKDPDSGKRIKKKVLEYEYEPEMEDTYRSSMFKTFRKTLDDGFFPFIIVDAINNRVKHFEQLWSAAKTKGFEVYIAEVSADNQTCAKRNIHGRKLKEINKMADHWDSTPRHMLRLDIRSLLQDAAIEEVEMEDFDPSAEQQAQQSEEQQRDESKKEAADEEEYETGFLTKSKWEMDTSEENLDKLDGLRSSNKRKRGWHDSIAHQLEDYLQLPDDYNSRSSEPGKKRVRWADLEEEKDAERKRAIGFVVGQTDWEKITDEKGELAQRALNRTKYF